The proteins below are encoded in one region of Segatella copri:
- a CDS encoding alpha-isopropylmalate synthase regulatory domain-containing protein codes for MNVNAKRDNSRIKEIEIMDCTLRDGEQTNGVSFLPHEKLMIARMLLHDINVDRIEVASARVSEGEKDAVARICRYAKTIGKLDSVEVLGFVDNNKSVDWIAECGGHVINLLAKGSYKHCTQQLKMSPEEHLAHIKQTIDYALSKGFTVNLYLEDWSSGMRDSRDYLFMMMDELVKLPIKRFLLPDTLGILNPLQCVEYMRQMVRRYPNSHFDFHAHNDYDLAVSNSLAAVLSGAKGLHVTVNGLGERCGNAPLASVQVILKDMFEAKTNIKEDRLNDISRLVEGYSGIAVAPNTPVVGDNVFTQVAGVHADGDNKDKLYCNDLVPERFGRHREYALGKNSGKANIVQNLNELGLELTPEQTKAVTKRITELGDRKELVTQDDLPYIVSDVLKHGAPEDKVKLVSYMVSTSYGLKPIASVKVEIEGKEYEDRSSGDGQYDAFVKALRNIYKVKLGKTFPKLDNYQVTIPPGGRTDALVQTVITWREGDRIWRTRGLDADQTEAAIKATLKMINMYEADKSDEQAVSPRNLDME; via the coding sequence ATGAACGTTAACGCAAAGAGAGATAATTCCCGCATCAAGGAGATTGAGATCATGGACTGCACGCTGCGCGACGGCGAGCAGACCAATGGTGTCAGTTTCCTTCCTCACGAGAAGTTGATGATAGCAAGAATGCTGTTGCACGATATCAATGTAGATCGCATTGAGGTGGCTTCAGCGCGTGTGTCAGAAGGTGAAAAGGATGCTGTCGCTCGAATTTGCCGTTATGCCAAGACTATAGGTAAACTGGATTCCGTTGAGGTATTGGGATTCGTGGATAACAACAAGAGTGTGGATTGGATTGCTGAATGCGGCGGTCATGTCATCAACCTCTTGGCTAAGGGTAGCTACAAGCATTGCACCCAGCAACTCAAGATGTCGCCTGAGGAGCATCTCGCTCATATCAAGCAGACCATCGACTATGCTTTGAGCAAGGGATTCACCGTGAATCTCTACTTGGAGGACTGGTCGAGCGGTATGCGTGACAGTCGTGACTATCTCTTCATGATGATGGATGAGTTGGTAAAACTGCCTATCAAGCGCTTCCTGCTTCCTGATACGTTGGGTATTCTGAACCCATTGCAGTGTGTAGAGTATATGCGCCAGATGGTGCGCCGTTATCCGAATTCTCACTTCGACTTCCATGCCCATAACGACTACGATCTGGCTGTGAGCAACTCGCTGGCTGCCGTATTGAGCGGCGCCAAGGGTCTCCACGTTACCGTGAATGGTCTGGGTGAGCGTTGTGGCAATGCACCATTGGCAAGTGTTCAGGTGATTCTGAAAGACATGTTCGAGGCAAAGACCAATATTAAGGAAGACCGTCTGAACGATATTTCCCGATTGGTTGAAGGATATAGTGGCATTGCCGTGGCTCCGAATACTCCGGTAGTAGGCGATAACGTCTTTACCCAGGTAGCTGGTGTGCATGCCGATGGTGACAACAAGGACAAGCTTTATTGCAACGACCTGGTACCTGAGCGTTTCGGCAGACATCGTGAGTATGCGTTGGGTAAGAACTCTGGTAAGGCGAATATCGTGCAGAACCTCAATGAACTGGGATTGGAACTGACGCCTGAGCAGACCAAGGCGGTGACCAAGCGAATCACCGAACTCGGCGACCGCAAGGAACTGGTAACCCAGGACGACCTGCCATACATCGTGAGTGATGTATTGAAGCATGGAGCTCCAGAGGATAAGGTGAAACTGGTAAGTTACATGGTATCAACCTCATACGGCTTGAAGCCTATAGCCAGTGTAAAGGTAGAAATAGAGGGTAAGGAGTATGAAGACCGTAGCTCCGGTGATGGTCAGTATGATGCTTTCGTGAAAGCCCTCCGCAACATCTACAAGGTGAAGCTCGGCAAAACCTTCCCTAAGCTCGACAATTATCAGGTAACCATCCCACCTGGTGGCCGTACCGATGCCCTCGTTCAGACCGTCATTACCTGGCGTGAAGGTGATCGTATCTGGCGTACCCGAGGCTTGGATGCTGACCAGACAGAAGCAGCTATCAAGGCAACGCTGAAGATGATTAATATGTACGAGGCAGATAAGAGCGACGAACAGGCTGTATCGCCTCGAAATCTGGATATGGAATAA
- the leuB gene encoding 3-isopropylmalate dehydrogenase, which yields MKLNIAVLAGDGIGPEIMKQGVAVMQAIAEKFNHEFTYNEAICGAHAIDEVGDPFPEETFKTCMDADAVLFAAVGDPRFDNNPTAKVRPEQGLLAMRKKLGLFANVRPVATFDCLLHKSPLKDELLKGADFVVIRELTGGMYFGEKYQDNDKAYDTDIYTRPEIERILKVAFEFAMKRNKHLTVVDKANVLASSRLWRQIAKEMEPQYPEVNTDYMFIDNASMRVLTEPTFFDVIVTENTFGDILTDETSCITGSMGLQPSSSLGEHTPLFEPVHGSWPQAAGKNLANPVAQILSAAMLLEHFGLNEEGALIRKAVDASLDANVRTPEIQVEGGAQYGTTEVGAWIVNWIKNA from the coding sequence ATGAAATTAAACATTGCAGTTCTCGCCGGTGATGGTATCGGACCAGAGATTATGAAGCAGGGCGTAGCAGTTATGCAGGCCATTGCAGAGAAGTTCAACCACGAGTTTACTTATAACGAGGCTATCTGCGGCGCTCACGCTATCGACGAGGTAGGTGATCCATTCCCAGAGGAGACCTTCAAAACTTGTATGGATGCTGATGCTGTGCTCTTCGCAGCCGTTGGCGACCCACGTTTCGACAACAACCCTACAGCCAAGGTTCGTCCTGAGCAGGGCTTGCTCGCTATGCGTAAGAAGTTGGGCCTCTTCGCCAATGTTCGCCCAGTAGCCACATTCGATTGTCTGCTCCACAAGTCACCATTGAAGGATGAACTCCTGAAGGGTGCTGACTTCGTTGTTATCCGCGAGTTGACTGGCGGTATGTACTTCGGTGAGAAGTATCAGGATAACGATAAGGCATACGATACTGATATCTATACCCGTCCTGAGATTGAGCGCATCCTGAAGGTAGCTTTCGAGTTTGCCATGAAGCGTAACAAGCACTTGACAGTAGTAGATAAGGCAAACGTATTGGCATCTTCTCGTCTCTGGCGTCAGATTGCCAAGGAGATGGAGCCACAGTATCCTGAGGTAAATACCGATTATATGTTCATCGACAACGCTTCTATGCGCGTATTGACTGAGCCTACATTCTTCGATGTTATCGTTACAGAGAATACCTTCGGTGATATCCTGACCGATGAGACTTCTTGCATCACCGGTTCTATGGGCTTGCAGCCATCCAGCTCTCTCGGTGAGCACACACCATTGTTCGAGCCTGTTCATGGTTCATGGCCACAGGCTGCTGGCAAGAACCTGGCTAACCCTGTAGCTCAGATTCTTTCTGCAGCCATGTTGTTGGAGCACTTCGGCTTGAACGAGGAGGGTGCCTTGATCCGCAAGGCTGTAGATGCTTCTCTCGATGCCAATGTCCGCACACCTGAAATTCAGGTTGAGGGTGGTGCTCAGTATGGCACAACTGAGGTTGGCGCATGGATCGTTAACTGGATTAAGAATGCTTAA
- a CDS encoding tetratricopeptide repeat protein, producing the protein MKSFYTLLLASMVSLSVSAQNVDADKARAAQNKALRDSLSKATEMLAYHPDSIDLRLKKAAWNIQLEQWQYAKDDLDKVLFLNNTNIAGLFYRAFVNEKLLRYNFARLDYQNLLVLVPGNFQAQLGLALLNEKDKHYTEAYDGINSLIEQYPDSAMAYAARGGMEKERGMLELAEFDYAKAMELDAGNEDFAFNHVDILILLGRKDEAYRDLKKLLDAGCQPGRLQGFYARLKKKKK; encoded by the coding sequence ATGAAAAGTTTTTATACATTATTATTGGCATCGATGGTTTCTTTGTCTGTATCTGCGCAGAACGTAGATGCCGACAAGGCACGTGCTGCTCAGAATAAAGCCTTGCGCGATTCACTCTCCAAGGCTACAGAAATGCTTGCATATCATCCCGACAGTATCGATCTGCGACTGAAAAAGGCTGCTTGGAATATCCAGTTGGAGCAATGGCAATATGCCAAGGATGATCTTGATAAGGTACTCTTTCTGAACAATACCAATATCGCCGGTTTATTCTATCGTGCCTTTGTCAATGAGAAGTTGCTCCGTTATAACTTTGCGCGTCTAGATTATCAGAATCTTCTGGTACTTGTTCCTGGCAACTTCCAGGCGCAACTCGGTCTGGCTTTGCTCAATGAGAAAGATAAGCATTATACCGAGGCTTACGATGGCATTAACAGTCTGATAGAGCAGTACCCTGACAGTGCGATGGCTTATGCTGCAAGAGGTGGCATGGAGAAGGAGAGGGGTATGCTTGAGCTGGCAGAGTTTGATTACGCCAAGGCGATGGAGTTGGATGCCGGTAATGAGGATTTTGCTTTCAATCATGTAGACATCCTGATTCTGCTTGGAAGAAAAGATGAAGCCTATCGTGATTTGAAGAAACTGCTCGATGCCGGTTGCCAGCCTGGCAGATTGCAAGGTTTCTATGCAAGGTTGAAAAAGAAGAAAAAGTAG
- a CDS encoding metallophosphoesterase family protein — MHKIIPYILAVCCLCMVASCDTVFDVHPYDVQIDGARNLNVTNIQKIEAAVKSKDTIRFAMISDSHQWLDDLKSEVNDINRRSDSLDFVIHCGDLTDFGATREFQWTRDHLQKLKIPFVALLGNHDCLGTGNQSYQKIFGNPDFSFIAGKVKFVCLNTNAIEFDYSRPVPNFDFMEEQVKADADDFSRTIVCMHAGPYSEQFNNNVAKVFNFYTHQFPGLMCCLYGHGHHTEQNDIYGDGIIYYQVANAAKHQYYIFTITPTDYRYEIIEF; from the coding sequence ATGCATAAAATTATTCCCTATATCCTGGCTGTCTGTTGTCTCTGTATGGTGGCATCCTGCGATACTGTCTTCGATGTTCATCCGTATGATGTGCAAATCGATGGGGCAAGAAATCTGAATGTTACCAATATTCAGAAGATTGAGGCTGCAGTAAAGTCGAAAGATACAATCCGTTTTGCTATGATCAGCGATTCACACCAGTGGTTGGATGATTTGAAGAGTGAGGTTAATGATATCAATCGCCGCAGTGATTCCCTCGATTTCGTGATTCATTGTGGAGACCTTACCGACTTTGGTGCTACCCGTGAGTTTCAGTGGACCCGTGACCATCTTCAGAAGTTGAAGATACCTTTCGTGGCTCTGCTGGGTAATCATGACTGTTTGGGAACAGGTAACCAGTCTTATCAGAAAATCTTTGGTAATCCGGATTTCAGTTTCATCGCCGGTAAGGTAAAGTTTGTCTGCCTTAATACCAATGCCATAGAGTTTGACTATTCTCGCCCTGTACCTAATTTCGATTTCATGGAAGAGCAGGTTAAGGCAGATGCAGATGACTTTTCGCGTACCATTGTCTGCATGCATGCAGGACCTTATTCAGAACAGTTTAATAATAATGTGGCTAAGGTCTTTAATTTTTATACCCATCAGTTTCCCGGTTTGATGTGCTGTCTTTACGGTCATGGTCATCATACCGAGCAAAATGACATTTATGGCGATGGCATCATCTATTATCAGGTGGCTAATGCCGCTAAGCATCAATACTATATATTCACTATTACTCCAACAGATTATCGTTATGAAATTATTGAGTTTTAA
- a CDS encoding DegT/DnrJ/EryC1/StrS family aminotransferase, with product METEVKKIPYLDLKAINEPYEKEIKDAINKVVNSGWYLQGEAVKKFEKSYAQFIGTEYCISCANGTDALKLMLMGELAIGKLQKGDEVIVPANTYFATVLAISSVGLTPVLVDANIGTLQIDDQLIEARITPKTKAIMIVHLYGKLAWTPKIAEICKKHHLLLFEDNAQGFGCSTTLSDSSEKPSKRRYTGNLSDAAAHSFYPSKNLGALGDAGAVTTNNRELAEAIMSLHEYGKIEDGIFRYQGVNSRMDEIQAAVLNVKLQYPENEQKARYRQVQLYLEHLDDSIKDRCIAAKLISPAHENVFHVFPFLTPKRDQLKAFLAENGVGTKIHYFRPPYLQPCYPEMNHLEFPVAKRIADEELSLPCNSSLNDEDIIRVSKLINQFLV from the coding sequence ATGGAAACAGAAGTTAAGAAGATTCCTTATCTCGACCTGAAGGCTATCAATGAGCCTTACGAGAAGGAGATAAAGGATGCTATCAACAAGGTGGTCAACAGCGGATGGTATCTGCAAGGCGAAGCCGTAAAGAAGTTTGAGAAATCGTATGCACAGTTTATCGGTACAGAATACTGCATCAGCTGCGCTAATGGGACGGATGCGCTCAAACTGATGCTGATGGGCGAACTGGCTATCGGAAAGTTGCAGAAAGGTGATGAGGTGATCGTGCCTGCCAACACTTATTTCGCTACCGTACTTGCCATCAGCAGCGTAGGACTGACACCTGTATTGGTGGATGCCAACATCGGTACATTACAGATAGATGACCAACTGATAGAAGCCCGAATTACACCGAAGACCAAAGCCATCATGATTGTTCATCTCTATGGCAAGCTGGCATGGACTCCGAAGATTGCTGAAATCTGCAAGAAGCATCATCTCTTGCTTTTCGAAGACAATGCGCAGGGATTCGGATGCTCCACTACTCTATCTGATTCTTCTGAAAAACCATCGAAAAGAAGATATACCGGAAATCTTTCGGATGCTGCCGCCCACAGTTTTTATCCTAGCAAGAATCTGGGAGCATTGGGAGATGCGGGAGCTGTAACTACCAATAACAGGGAATTGGCGGAAGCCATCATGTCACTACACGAATATGGAAAGATAGAAGACGGCATCTTCAGATACCAGGGCGTCAACTCGCGCATGGATGAGATTCAGGCTGCGGTACTGAATGTGAAACTGCAATATCCTGAGAACGAACAGAAAGCGAGATACAGACAGGTACAGCTATATCTGGAGCATCTGGATGACAGCATCAAGGACAGATGCATCGCTGCGAAACTCATCTCTCCTGCTCATGAAAATGTTTTCCACGTCTTCCCTTTCCTTACCCCGAAACGAGACCAACTGAAAGCATTTCTGGCTGAGAATGGGGTCGGCACAAAGATTCATTACTTCCGCCCACCCTATCTGCAGCCATGCTATCCGGAAATGAATCATCTGGAATTTCCGGTAGCCAAGAGAATAGCTGACGAAGAACTGAGTCTGCCTTGCAACTCATCGCTCAACGATGAAGATATCATCAGAGTAAGCAAACTCATCAACCAGTTCTTGGTTTAA
- a CDS encoding AAA family ATPase, which translates to MTQQNIKLPLGIQDFEEMRRDHYIYADKTDMVWKLANGTKYNYLSRPRRFGKSLLCSTLKCYFEGRKELFEGLKMMEIESEWVKRPVIYFSMSLGGSSAQTLTEYLNNVLSSYEKIYGRNPDEQSLGNRLNGIIQRAYEQAGVQIAIIVDEYDAPLLHTYETGHHDACREIYRNFFTGLKDYGYCIKCVFITGITKFTQISMFGMLNTLVNISFRNEYAAICGLTKDEVICNFSEPLLRMADCFAVMPNELMDTMSSIYGGYHFSRGLIGVCNPFSVCNALANLRLNSYWIASGSNEMLFKVLRKFINEIPELDNCLIDSDYLEMSDVNMNDPKLFLYQSGYLTIKKVVGSSYMLGYPNREVRNAMFGMNLSNS; encoded by the coding sequence ATGACGCAACAGAATATTAAATTGCCTTTAGGCATACAGGATTTTGAAGAGATGCGTAGAGATCATTATATCTATGCTGATAAGACCGATATGGTTTGGAAACTGGCTAATGGTACTAAATACAATTACCTGAGCCGTCCACGCCGTTTCGGTAAGTCTCTTTTGTGTTCTACACTTAAGTGTTATTTTGAGGGTAGAAAGGAACTCTTTGAAGGTCTCAAAATGATGGAAATTGAATCGGAGTGGGTAAAACGTCCTGTAATCTATTTCAGTATGAGTTTGGGTGGTTCTTCTGCTCAAACGCTTACAGAATATTTGAACAATGTATTGTCTTCATACGAGAAGATATATGGCAGGAATCCGGATGAGCAGTCTTTAGGTAATCGTTTAAATGGTATCATTCAGAGAGCATACGAACAGGCGGGAGTACAGATAGCCATTATAGTTGATGAGTATGATGCTCCTTTGCTGCATACTTATGAGACCGGTCATCATGATGCGTGTCGTGAGATATATCGTAACTTCTTTACAGGTTTAAAGGATTATGGTTACTGCATCAAGTGTGTCTTTATTACTGGCATTACCAAGTTTACCCAAATCAGTATGTTTGGTATGCTTAATACGTTAGTCAATATCAGTTTTCGTAATGAGTACGCTGCGATATGCGGTTTAACCAAAGATGAAGTTATTTGTAATTTCTCAGAACCGCTGTTAAGAATGGCAGATTGTTTTGCTGTCATGCCGAATGAACTTATGGATACAATGAGCTCTATCTATGGTGGCTATCATTTCTCACGTGGTCTTATTGGTGTTTGCAATCCTTTTAGTGTATGTAACGCATTGGCCAATCTGCGTCTAAATTCTTATTGGATAGCTTCAGGTTCCAACGAAATGTTGTTCAAGGTTTTGCGTAAATTCATCAACGAGATTCCTGAACTGGATAATTGTTTGATAGATTCTGACTATTTGGAAATGAGTGATGTCAATATGAATGATCCTAAGCTCTTTCTTTATCAGTCCGGTTACCTTACCATCAAGAAGGTGGTTGGTAGCAGCTATATGTTAGGCTATCCTAACCGAGAAGTGCGGAATGCGATGTTTGGTATGAACCTTTCCAACAGTTAA
- a CDS encoding sugar transferase, with product MNRAQLNKSTNIPFEIELNDNVADERFIADGITEFERNVKRAGDFLLAIFGLIVFSPLFVVCYFLVKREDNGPAIFKQERIGRFGKPFYIYKFRSMKVDAEKDGPQLFQHERETRMTRIGAFLRRHHLDELPQLWNVAKGDMAFIGPRPERKFYIDQIMVHDPRYRFLYQIRPGVTSYATLYNGYTDTMPKMLRRLSLDLFYLEHRSWWFDAKILFKTMVNIMFGKIF from the coding sequence ATGAATAGAGCGCAACTAAATAAGTCTACGAACATTCCATTCGAAATAGAATTAAATGATAACGTAGCTGACGAACGTTTCATTGCTGATGGCATAACAGAATTTGAAAGAAATGTAAAACGGGCGGGAGACTTTCTATTAGCTATCTTTGGCTTAATAGTTTTCTCACCTCTATTTGTTGTGTGCTATTTTCTCGTAAAAAGAGAAGATAATGGACCTGCTATCTTTAAACAAGAGAGAATCGGCCGATTCGGCAAACCTTTCTACATATATAAATTCAGAAGTATGAAAGTGGATGCAGAAAAAGATGGTCCTCAACTCTTCCAACATGAACGAGAAACTCGCATGACCCGCATTGGAGCTTTTCTAAGAAGACATCATCTAGATGAACTGCCACAATTGTGGAACGTAGCCAAGGGCGACATGGCGTTTATTGGTCCACGTCCAGAACGCAAATTTTATATCGACCAGATTATGGTACATGATCCTCGGTATCGTTTTCTTTACCAAATTCGTCCAGGAGTGACTTCTTACGCTACCTTATATAATGGATATACGGATACGATGCCGAAGATGCTGAGAAGACTGAGTCTTGACCTCTTCTACCTGGAGCACAGATCCTGGTGGTTTGATGCCAAGATTCTGTTCAAAACAATGGTGAACATTATGTTTGGCAAAATATTCTAA
- a CDS encoding glycosyltransferase family 2 protein, giving the protein MKEDLVSVIMPTYNAGKFLADSIQCILRQTYDNLELIITDDASTDEDTIKILKEFAQADKRVKIELLSENHGPGYARNACIKRAKGRYIAFCDCDDRWIPEKLEIQINYMSEKKCALCCATYLICNSNYETIGINIPPRRITYKMIKRDNKIGCLTAIYDTKALGKKYYMPTIRKRQDWAMFIQILQQCKICYAYTKKPLAYYCVRKNSVSRKKIQLIHYNVAVYETILKFSTLKAYLYFFLLFLPSYSCKILKRKLDSIQYMSTLNVL; this is encoded by the coding sequence ATGAAAGAAGACTTAGTATCAGTCATCATGCCTACTTATAATGCCGGCAAATTTCTTGCTGACAGCATTCAATGTATACTGAGACAAACATACGATAATTTGGAGCTTATTATAACTGACGATGCATCTACTGATGAAGATACCATTAAGATTCTGAAGGAATTTGCCCAAGCAGACAAGAGAGTAAAAATAGAACTACTCTCAGAAAACCATGGACCGGGATATGCCCGAAACGCATGTATCAAAAGAGCTAAAGGAAGATACATCGCATTCTGTGATTGCGACGACAGATGGATTCCTGAGAAACTGGAAATCCAAATCAATTACATGTCAGAAAAGAAGTGCGCTCTCTGCTGTGCAACTTATCTTATATGCAATTCTAACTATGAGACCATAGGTATCAATATTCCGCCACGCCGCATCACGTATAAAATGATAAAACGTGACAATAAAATCGGATGTCTCACAGCTATCTATGATACAAAAGCTTTGGGGAAGAAATACTATATGCCTACTATCCGCAAAAGACAGGATTGGGCTATGTTTATTCAGATTCTTCAACAATGCAAAATATGCTACGCTTATACCAAAAAGCCTCTAGCCTACTATTGTGTAAGAAAGAATTCAGTTTCCAGGAAAAAAATACAACTCATTCACTACAACGTAGCTGTATACGAAACCATACTGAAATTCAGCACACTGAAAGCATACCTATACTTCTTTCTGCTGTTCCTACCAAGCTATAGTTGCAAAATTCTAAAAAGAAAACTAGACTCTATACAATATATGAGCACTCTAAACGTTTTATAA
- the darT gene encoding type II toxin-antitoxin system toxin DNA ADP-ribosyl transferase DarT, with product MEDKVSFKKHIRFAFRIVHIDNIPHVVKYGLVHNDSPFASDSFVPIGDMSVMDARSTKQLPDGSFLSEYIPFYFGPRSPMLYNIQNGNGILTKKEPDEIVYCVIRIEDVINSDLHCVFTDGHALNNMSKFYSKSDLQRLDSLVKMEDVYATYWFNQSPWDDRKRKKEAELLFKDEIPPQFIVGFLVYNKKALEKMISFGIPKEKIIVKPEYYY from the coding sequence TTGGAAGATAAAGTAAGTTTTAAAAAGCATATTAGGTTTGCTTTTAGAATTGTCCATATAGACAACATACCTCATGTTGTGAAATATGGTTTGGTACATAATGATTCACCTTTTGCAAGTGATAGTTTTGTGCCAATAGGGGATATGTCTGTTATGGATGCCCGTTCAACGAAGCAACTGCCAGATGGTTCTTTTCTTTCAGAATATATTCCTTTTTATTTTGGTCCTAGATCCCCCATGTTGTATAATATTCAGAATGGTAATGGAATATTGACAAAGAAAGAACCAGATGAGATTGTCTATTGCGTAATACGGATAGAGGATGTAATTAATAGTGATTTGCATTGCGTTTTTACAGATGGACATGCATTGAATAATATGAGTAAATTCTATTCCAAGTCTGATTTGCAACGATTGGATAGTTTGGTCAAGATGGAAGATGTTTATGCAACCTATTGGTTCAATCAATCTCCATGGGACGATAGAAAACGAAAAAAAGAGGCAGAATTATTGTTTAAGGATGAAATTCCACCTCAATTTATTGTAGGATTCCTTGTCTATAACAAGAAAGCATTAGAAAAAATGATTTCTTTTGGGATTCCTAAAGAAAAGATTATTGTAAAACCGGAATATTATTATTAG
- the darG gene encoding type II toxin-antitoxin system antitoxin DNA ADP-ribosyl glycohydrolase DarG: MIRFVKGNLLESTAQALVNTVNTVGVMGKGIALQFKEAYPNNYILYRKACKDKLVRVGSMFITQEQNVYGINKIIVNFPTKTTWRKPSEYSYIEMGLKDLKDKILEYHIESIAIPPLGSHNGGLDWNIVKQMIISQLSDLDCEIILYEPNEAIIELMKSERVKLTPARAMLLYMLCSLVSEGEFASEFAAEKLAYFLQKFGAADSLKLQFRQYYYGPYSGKVRFVLHYLNGSYLKGVGQMEQKPFDPIWLSPDTFRDVQKFLANEENKPYEDICKKTTNFLSGYYSNYLLELLSTVDYILHNNEDLKEWLIMKPQEVYELVVLHINQWSERKKYLFNNEEYVRLVLNHLYKTEKQYLIG, encoded by the coding sequence ATGATTAGATTTGTAAAAGGCAATTTATTGGAAAGTACAGCTCAGGCACTTGTCAATACCGTAAATACGGTGGGAGTGATGGGTAAAGGTATAGCCTTGCAATTTAAAGAGGCTTACCCTAATAATTATATTCTCTACAGAAAGGCATGTAAAGATAAACTTGTTCGCGTTGGTTCAATGTTCATAACCCAAGAACAGAATGTATATGGAATTAATAAAATCATAGTAAACTTTCCAACAAAAACGACCTGGAGAAAGCCCTCTGAATATTCTTATATAGAGATGGGGCTCAAAGATTTGAAAGATAAGATTCTTGAATATCATATTGAGTCTATAGCTATTCCACCATTGGGTAGTCATAATGGTGGCTTGGATTGGAATATCGTAAAACAGATGATTATCAGTCAATTGTCTGATTTGGATTGTGAGATTATTCTTTATGAACCAAACGAAGCAATTATAGAGTTGATGAAATCTGAACGAGTAAAATTGACTCCGGCAAGAGCCATGTTGTTATATATGCTCTGTTCTTTGGTTTCTGAAGGTGAGTTTGCATCGGAATTTGCTGCAGAAAAGTTGGCATATTTCCTGCAAAAATTTGGAGCTGCGGATAGCTTGAAGTTACAATTTAGACAATATTATTATGGTCCTTATTCTGGCAAGGTAAGATTTGTTCTTCATTACCTGAACGGAAGTTATCTAAAAGGTGTAGGACAGATGGAACAAAAGCCATTTGATCCTATCTGGTTGTCACCTGATACATTCAGAGATGTTCAGAAATTCTTGGCAAACGAAGAGAATAAACCTTATGAGGATATTTGTAAGAAGACGACAAATTTCCTCTCTGGTTATTATTCCAACTACCTTCTGGAGTTATTGTCAACTGTTGATTATATCTTGCATAACAATGAAGATCTTAAGGAGTGGCTGATAATGAAACCTCAAGAAGTATATGAACTGGTGGTTCTGCATATTAATCAATGGAGTGAACGCAAAAAATATTTGTTCAATAATGAAGAGTATGTCCGTCTTGTGTTAAATCATCTGTATAAGACTGAAAAACAATATTTGATTGGATAA
- a CDS encoding DUF4372 domain-containing protein, with product MNKGKTIFSQIMSLIPKRDFKACVDRYKGNIDGVQTGCYPKSSDKVKLAEGQWSFDRPFYLILNQSLGYGNWHAPNTDDTYETYFDWVRVYQKE from the coding sequence ATGAACAAAGGCAAGACTATATTTTCTCAGATTATGTCACTTATACCAAAACGAGATTTCAAAGCTTGTGTTGACCGTTATAAGGGTAACATTGATGGAGTTCAGACAGGATGTTATCCCAAAAGTTCTGATAAAGTAAAACTTGCAGAAGGACAATGGTCGTTTGACAGACCTTTCTATCTTATCCTTAACCAAAGTCTGGGTTACGGGAATTGGCATGCCCCTAATACAGATGATACTTATGAAACGTATTTTGATTGGGTTAGAGTATATCAGAAAGAGTAA